The window TATCTCAATCGTCGCGGTGTCCTTGACACCACACCATCCTGGTCCTGGTTACCCGCCAACCCGAACAATCTGGTTTGCGAAGCGTTGCTCTGGACTGATGTCCGCAACTGCTACCTCGTTTCGGTCACTGAACGCCATAATGGCGACGGTGTCCGGAAACTCTTTAACCTCGCAAAACGGCCGATTCAATTCCTCGACAGTGTTAAGGTAAACGACACGATTGTCCCGCGCGCCGCGTACTGTTACGACCGCCATCTCGCCTGGTGCAGTTTTGCCACCCCACCTTCTTTGGGAACTGACAATGTTGTATTCTACTACCATTACGCCACCACTCCGGACCTCGCCGTTACCAACTGGGCGCGCACTGCCGGCAACCATCTTTTCTTAAACACCACGCCGACCGCGATTGCTCAAAATCAACTATCAAGCAAACCAATTCTCCATAAACTCATCGTCCATCCCAATCCCGCATCCGGACCGGTTTTGCTCACCACTTCCGGACCATTACCAGCAACCGTCGAAATCTTTTATCAGGATGGCCGGTTAATCGAAAAACTAATTATCAAGCAAAATTCGCCCGTCTGTTACAATCGCAAACTACCCAACGGCGTTTACTTTATCACCGCTCCTGGTTACCAGCCGGTGAAACTATTGCGGCTGGAAAGTAAATAAGGATGTGCTATGGCACCCCCCGAACAGATTCCCGGCGAACTGCTCAACCGCATCGCCCGTTTTGGCCGACTTTACCTTCTTGACACTGTAACATCAACCAACGACTTTGCCTTTTCCCTTGCTGACAAAAAGGAACCTGCCATCGTCGTTGCCCAGAAACAGACTAAAGGTCGCGGCCGGTTTCGCCGCCACTGGTTTGCCGATGAAAACAGTTTGACATTCTCCCTTCTGCTATTTCCGGCGATAAACAGTTCGGCACCCGATTTCTCTACCGCCGCAATCACCCAGATTGCGGGCCTGGCGCTCTGTCAAGCAGTTGAAACCCTGTTTATCACTAATCCTGCCCAATCTTTACCCAAACCGATGCTCCGTTGGCCCAACGATGTCCTGCTCGAGGGCAAAAAGGTTGCGGGTATTCTCTGCGAACAACGAAACCAGGCGCTGG is drawn from candidate division WOR-3 bacterium and contains these coding sequences:
- a CDS encoding biotin--[acetyl-CoA-carboxylase] ligase, yielding MAPPEQIPGELLNRIARFGRLYLLDTVTSTNDFAFSLADKKEPAIVVAQKQTKGRGRFRRHWFADENSLTFSLLLFPAINSSAPDFSTAAITQIAGLALCQAVETLFITNPAQSLPKPMLRWPNDVLLEGKKVAGILCEQRNQALVIGVGVNVNQPTIPENLPDATSLFLVYHQLTDRMTLLENFLTNLFSLLKKVTQDRKVIWDEVRSRSAILHHRVEIKTLLRRYVGTVIDIDDAGRIILRTDSGKLTLFSAGQVRQLR